One Brassica napus cultivar Da-Ae chromosome A1, Da-Ae, whole genome shotgun sequence genomic region harbors:
- the LOC106435733 gene encoding transcription factor MYB65 isoform X1 has product MVEREMSYTMVTDESDDAMYSSIYNESPSAADNIGSGCTSRGKGSVLKKGPWTSTEDGILIDYVKRHGEGNWNTVQKHTSLARCGKSCRLRWANHLRPNLKKGAFSKEEEQLIVEMHARMGNKWAQMAEHLPGRTDNEIKNYWNTRIKRRQRAGLPLYPPGTHVEDLHWSQEYHPSTSNVTERRRHQDILQLGNSKANVLFDDLTFANVLFEDLNFATSLLPVASDISDMLGTGASSYMSPILPSHSNIRQAFQSPEHFQNAAPQKNPRSCSISDHPMYGNQHRTDVMIQDSHHTFTDGMVPTSKPLFGAVKLELPSFQYSETSGFDQWTTPSTPQSDLLDSVDTYIQSPPPLEIDEPDCFSSCDTGLLDMLLHEAKIKASAKHSFSSTTCITNGTQNVPRGGETHIVTSGAAFAVVKTEEMDEVWEPKRADVIRPDVLLESSWQDQQSRFGIVRDSSSLSDALSLLLGG; this is encoded by the exons ATGGTTGAAAGAGAGATGAGTTACACGATGGTGACGGATGAGAGTGATGACGCTATGTACTCAAGCATCTACAACGAGTCACCATCTGCTGCTGATAACATTGGCAGTGGCTGCACAAGCAGAGGGAAAGGAAGTGTCCTGAAGAAAGGGCCGTGGACCTCAACGGAAGACGGGATTTTGATTGATTATGTCAAGAGGCACGGCGAGGGTAACTGGAACACTGTGCAGAAACACACCAGCCTTGCACGTTGTGGTAAAAGCTGTCGTCTCAGGTGGGCTAATCATCTCAGGCCGAATTTGAAGAAAGGAGCGTTTAGCAAAGAGGAAGAACAGCTTATCGTCGAAATGCACGCTAGGATGGGCAATAAATGGGCACAGATGGCTGAACAT TTGCCTGGGAGAACAGATAATGAGATAAAGAATTATTGGAACACGCGTATCAAGAGGCGGCAACGAGCAGGCTTACCACTTTACCCTCCTGGAACCCATGTTGAAGACCTGCACTGGAGTCAAGAGTATCATCCATCAACGAGTAATGTCAccgaaagaagaagacatcaagACATCTTGCAGTTGGGAAACTCCAAAGCTAATGTCCTCTTTGACGATCTAACCTTTGCCAATGTCCTCTTTGAGGATCTAAATTTCGCTACTAGCTTGTTACCTGTAGCTTCTGACATCTCAGATATGTTAGGCACTGGTGCAAGTAGCTACATGTCACCAATATTGCCTTCCCACAGTAACATAAGGCAAGCATTCCAATCTCCAGAACATTTTCAGAACGCTGCTCCACAAAAGAATCCAAGATCTTGCAGTATCTCTGATCATCCTATGTATGGAAACCAGCATCGAACCGATGTGATGATTCAAGATAGCCATCATACCTTTACGGATGGCATGGTTCCTACTTCTAAGCCCTTGTTTGGGGCGGTGAAGCTGGAGCTCCCTTCATTCCAATATTCAGAAACTAGTGGATTTGATCAGTGGACGACACCGTCAACTCCACAATCAGATCTACTGGACTCTGTTGATACTTATATTCAATCTCCACCACCGTTGGAGATAGATGAGCCAGATTGTTTCTCCTCATGCGACACCGGCCTGCTAGATATGCTGCTTCATGAAGCCAAGATCAAAGCTAGTGCGAAGCACAGTTTCAGTTCAACTACTTGTATAACCAATGGTACTCAGAATGTACCACGTGGAGGTGAAACCCATATTGTCACATCAGGTGCAG CTTTTGCAGTTGTGAAGACGGAAGAGATGGATGAGGTATGGGAACCAAAGAGAGCTGATGTAATACGGCCTGATGTTTTACTGGAGTCGAGCTGGCAAGACCAGCAAAGCCGTTTTGGGATTGTTAGAGACTCAAGCAGCTTGAGCGACGCCCTTTCGCTTCTTCTTGGTGGGTGA
- the LOC106435727 gene encoding uncharacterized protein LOC106435727, with protein sequence MKLNRGGSGEHGHHHHHEALKFSNFFFMPERPRDYLVLFTRVSVLTCLIFSVSLVLRITFLSSSSAPDYSSSYGLRFSAVPQKALALPPRRSVGPINISHVQFCIAGAAETWLDRSRYTSLWWRNTTRGFVWLDKPVKLPKNNSDNRFSIPVRVSDSGWTRFRFSSSRAAVRIARTIWDSYRLNLPDVRWFVMGDDDTVFFTDNLVKVLSKYDHEQMWYIGGNSESVEQDVMHAYDMAFGGGGFAISRPLAARLANAMDGCLQRYFYFYGSDQRIAACVSEIGVPFTEERGFHQLDIRGDPFGFLAAHPLTPLVSLHHLVFLDSIFPKKNPIESLRTLTKPYNLDPHRILQQVNCHDRKRQWSISISWGYSIQIYSYFLSAKELEKPLQTFKTWRSLRNGPFTFNTRPLKPDPCQRPVTYFMDGAEDVRDSGTKTWYSVGDKNYGYCGKREHSRVTRVKRILVTSMKMAPGYWNKAPRRQCCEVMDGGGRRKEKEMSIRIRKCRSSETI encoded by the exons atgaagctGAATCGCGGTGGCAGCGGAGAGCacggccaccaccaccaccacgagGCCCTGaagttttcaaatttctttttcatGCCGGAGCGGCCACGTGACTACCTCGTGCTTTTCACTCGCGTCTCCGTCCTCACGTGCCTCATCTTCTCCGTCTCTCTCGTTCTCCGCATCACTTTTCTATCCTCCTCCTCCGCACCGGACTATTCCTCCTCTTACGGTCTCCGTTTCTCCGCCGTTCCTCAGAAAGCCTTAGCTCTCCCGCCGAGAAGATCCGTCGGTCCGATCAATATCTCCCACGTTCAGTTCTGTATCGCCGGAGCAGCTGAGACCTGGCTCGATCGTAGCCGGTACACCTCCTTGTGGTGGCGCAATACCACACGTGGATTCGTCTGGCTCGATAAACCGGTGAAGCTCCCGAAAAATAACTCCGATAACCGGTTCTCGATCCCGGTTCGAGTTTCCGATTCCGGTTGGACTCGGTTTAGATTCTCCAGCTCGAGAGCCGCGGTTCGGATCGCTAGGACTATATGGGATAGTTACAGGTTAAATCTACCGGATGTAAGGTGGTTCGTTATGGGAGATGACGACACAGTCTTCTTTACAGATAATCTCGTGAAGGTTCTCTCGAAGTACGACCACGAGCAGATGTGGTACATTGGTGGAAACTCGGAGAGCGTCGAGCAGGACGTGATGCACGCGTACGATATGGCGTTCGGCGGCGGCGGTTTCGCGATTAGCCGTCCACTCGCGGCGCGTTTGGCCAACGCGATGGACGGTTGTCTCCAACGGTATTTTTACTTCTACGGTTCGGATCAGAGAATCGCGGCTTGCGTTAGCGAGATCGGCGTTCCGTTCACCGAAGAACGCGGGTTTCACCAG CTTGACATAAGAGGAGATCCATTTGGGTTTCTAGCAGCACATCCATTGACTCCCCTTGTATCATTGCATCACCTCGTTTTCTTAGACTCAATATTCCCTAAGAAAAACCCTATCGAGTCGCTACGAACCCTAACGAAACCTTACAACTTAGACCCGCATCGAATACTCCAGCAGGTTAACTGCCATGACCGCAAGCGTCAGTGGTCCATATCCATTTCTTGGGGATACTCCATTCAGATATACTCTTACTTCTTGAGCGCTAAGGAGCTGGAGAAGCCGTTGCAAACCTTCAAAACCTGGCGGTCTTTGAGAAATGGACCTTTCACATTTAACACAAGGCCCTTGAAACCTGACCCGTGTCAGCGTCCCGTCACTTATTTCATGGATGGAGCAGAGGATGTGCGGGATAGTGGGACTAAGACTTGGTATAGTGTAGGGGATAAGAATTATGGTTATTGCGGAAAGAGAGAGCATTCTCGGGTAACTAGGGTGAAGAGGATATTGGTGACTTCAATGAAGATGGCTCCTGGGTATTGGAACAAA GCACCACGGAGACAGTGTTGCGAGGTGATGGACGGAGggggaagaagaaaagagaaagaaatgtCGATAAGGATTAGAAAGTGCAGATCTTCGGAGacgatataa
- the LOC106435728 gene encoding glycerol-3-phosphate acyltransferase 5-like, whose product MVMEEARATPDSVVSEFEGTILRNEDPFSYFMLVAFEASGLIRFAALLFLWSVITLLDVFSYKNAALKLMTFVATVGLREPEIQSVARAVLPKFYMDDVSIDTWKVYSSCKKKVVVTRMPRVMVEMFAKEHLKADEVIGSELIVNRFGFVTGLTRESDIDQSVLSRVADLFVDRKPQIGLARPGKTISTTFLSLCEEHIHAPVPENYNHRNKNLELRPLPVIFHDGRLVKRPTPPTSLLILTWIPLGIILAAIRIFLGSVLPFWTTPYVSKILGGQVIVKGKPPQPPAAGNSGVLFVCTHRTLMDPVVLSYVLERSIPAVTYSISRLSEILSPIPTVRLTRVRDVDAAKIKQQLSKGDLVVCPEGTTCREPFLLRFSGLFAELTDRIVPVAMNYRVGFFHATTARGWKGLDPIFFFMNPRPVYEVTFLNQLPVEATCSSGKRPHDVANYVQRILAATLGFECTNFTRRDKYRVLAGNDGTVSYLSFLDQLKKVVSTFEPFLH is encoded by the exons atggtgatGGAGGAAGCTAGAGCGACTCCGGATTCTGTCGTGTCAGAATTTGAAGGGACAATACTGCGGAACGAAGATCCATTCTCTTACTTCATGCTCGTTGCCTTTGAAGCATCTGGTCTAATTCGTTTCGCCGCCTTGCTGTTTCTTTGGTCCGTAATCACACTCCTTGACGTTTTCAGCTACAAGAACGCCGCTCTCAAGCTCATGACTTTTGTAGCCACCGTTGGTTTACGCGAACCGGAGATTCAATCGGTGGCTAGAGCCGTCCTGCCTAAGTTCTACATGGATGACGTAAGCATAGACACTTGGAAAGTTTACAGCTCGTGCAAGAAGAAGGTCGTGGTTACGAGAATGCCTCGAGTTATGGTGGAGATGTTTGCAAAGGAGCATCTTAAAGCTGACGAAGTCATCGGTTCAGAGCTGATAGTGAACCGGTTCGGTTTTGTCACCGGCTTGACACGTGAATCCGATATCGATCAATCTGTTTTGAGCCGTGTTGCTGATTTGTTTGTTGATAGAAAGCCTCAGATAGGTCTTGCAAGACCTGGCAAGACAATTTCTACAACTTTCTTATCGTTATGTGAG GAGCATATTCATGCACCAGTTCCGGAGAACTACAACCACCGCAACAAAAACCTTGAGCTACGGCCACTTCCGGTAATATTCCACGACGGACGCCTTGTCAAGAGGCCAACTCCACCGACGTCTCTCCTCATCCTCACATGGATCCCATTAGGAATCATTCTTGCCGCCATCCGGATCTTTCTTGGATCCGTCCTCCCATTTTGGACAACACCGTACGTCTCCAAGATACTCGGCGGCCAGGTCATCGTCAAAGGCAAGCCTCCTCAGCCACCGGCGGCCGGAAACTCCGGTGTTCTCTTCGTGTGCACTCACAGAACCCTAATGGACCCGGTGGTACTATCATACGTGCTAGAACGCAGTATCCCGGCCGTTACTTACTCAATCTCACGCTTATCCGAGATCTTATCTCCCATACCAACCGTGAGATTGACAAGAGTCCGAGATGTAGACGCAGCAAAGATCAAACAACAACTGTCTAAAGGCGACCTAGTTGTTTGTCCTGAGGGAACCACTTGCCGTGAACCGTTCTTGCTAAGATTTAGCGGACTTTTCGCTGAGTTAACGGATAGGATTGTTCCGGTTGCTATGAACTATAGAGTTGGATTCTTCCACGCGACCACAGCGAGAGGCTGGAAAGGTTTAGACCCGATTTTCTTCTTTATGAATCCAAGACCGGTTTACGAGGTTACGTTCTTGAACCAGCTTCCGGTTGAGGCTACGTGTTCGTCAGGGAAGAGGCCGCATGACGTGGCGAATTATGTTCAGAGAATCTTGGCGGCTACGTTAGGGTTCGAGTGTACTAACTTCACGAGGAGAGATAAGTATAGGGTTCTTGCTGGAAACGATGGAACGGTATCGTATTTATCGTTTCTTGATCAGTTGAAGAAGGTGGTGAGCACTTTCGAGCCTTTTCTCCATTAA
- the LOC106435733 gene encoding transcription factor MYB65 isoform X2: MVEREMSYTMVTDESDDAMYSSIYNESPSAADNIGSGCTSRGKGSVLKKGPWTSTEDGILIDYVKRHGEGNWNTVQKHTSLARCGKSCRLRWANHLRPNLKKGAFSKEEEQLIVEMHARMGNKWAQMAEHLPGRTDNEIKNYWNTRIKRRQRAGLPLYPPGTHVEDLHWSQEYHPSTSNVTERRRHQDILQLGNSKANVLFDDLTFANVLFEDLNFATSLLPVASDISDMLGTGASSYMSPILPSHSNIRQAFQSPEHFQNAAPQKNPRSCSISDHPMYGNQHRTDVMIQDSHHTFTDGMVPTSKPLFGAVKLELPSFQYSETSGFDQWTTPSTPQSDLLDSVDTYIQSPPPLEIDEPDCFSSCDTGLLDMLLHEAKIKASAKHSFSSTTCITNGTQNVPRGGETHIVTSGAVVKTEEMDEVWEPKRADVIRPDVLLESSWQDQQSRFGIVRDSSSLSDALSLLLGG; this comes from the exons ATGGTTGAAAGAGAGATGAGTTACACGATGGTGACGGATGAGAGTGATGACGCTATGTACTCAAGCATCTACAACGAGTCACCATCTGCTGCTGATAACATTGGCAGTGGCTGCACAAGCAGAGGGAAAGGAAGTGTCCTGAAGAAAGGGCCGTGGACCTCAACGGAAGACGGGATTTTGATTGATTATGTCAAGAGGCACGGCGAGGGTAACTGGAACACTGTGCAGAAACACACCAGCCTTGCACGTTGTGGTAAAAGCTGTCGTCTCAGGTGGGCTAATCATCTCAGGCCGAATTTGAAGAAAGGAGCGTTTAGCAAAGAGGAAGAACAGCTTATCGTCGAAATGCACGCTAGGATGGGCAATAAATGGGCACAGATGGCTGAACAT TTGCCTGGGAGAACAGATAATGAGATAAAGAATTATTGGAACACGCGTATCAAGAGGCGGCAACGAGCAGGCTTACCACTTTACCCTCCTGGAACCCATGTTGAAGACCTGCACTGGAGTCAAGAGTATCATCCATCAACGAGTAATGTCAccgaaagaagaagacatcaagACATCTTGCAGTTGGGAAACTCCAAAGCTAATGTCCTCTTTGACGATCTAACCTTTGCCAATGTCCTCTTTGAGGATCTAAATTTCGCTACTAGCTTGTTACCTGTAGCTTCTGACATCTCAGATATGTTAGGCACTGGTGCAAGTAGCTACATGTCACCAATATTGCCTTCCCACAGTAACATAAGGCAAGCATTCCAATCTCCAGAACATTTTCAGAACGCTGCTCCACAAAAGAATCCAAGATCTTGCAGTATCTCTGATCATCCTATGTATGGAAACCAGCATCGAACCGATGTGATGATTCAAGATAGCCATCATACCTTTACGGATGGCATGGTTCCTACTTCTAAGCCCTTGTTTGGGGCGGTGAAGCTGGAGCTCCCTTCATTCCAATATTCAGAAACTAGTGGATTTGATCAGTGGACGACACCGTCAACTCCACAATCAGATCTACTGGACTCTGTTGATACTTATATTCAATCTCCACCACCGTTGGAGATAGATGAGCCAGATTGTTTCTCCTCATGCGACACCGGCCTGCTAGATATGCTGCTTCATGAAGCCAAGATCAAAGCTAGTGCGAAGCACAGTTTCAGTTCAACTACTTGTATAACCAATGGTACTCAGAATGTACCACGTGGAGGTGAAACCCATATTGTCACATCAGGTGCAG TTGTGAAGACGGAAGAGATGGATGAGGTATGGGAACCAAAGAGAGCTGATGTAATACGGCCTGATGTTTTACTGGAGTCGAGCTGGCAAGACCAGCAAAGCCGTTTTGGGATTGTTAGAGACTCAAGCAGCTTGAGCGACGCCCTTTCGCTTCTTCTTGGTGGGTGA
- the LOC106435732 gene encoding protein phosphatase 2C 37: MAGICCGVVGESEPAAPVDSVTRTSLKRRLDLLPSIKIVAKSAVAPPLETCRKRQKRETPSLVSTSPDLESNSISSSATEEAESYFFSDAPKIGTTSVCGRRRDMEDAVSLHPSLLRKNSEDLHFYGVFDGHGCSHVAEKCRERLHEIVKHEVEAMASDYEWKETMAKSFQKMDREVSQRDASRSAKISCRCELQSPQCDAVGSTAVVSVVTPEKIVVSNCGDSRAVLCRNGLAIALSSDHKPDRPDELNRIQEAGGRVIYWDGARVLGVLAMSRAIGDNYLKPYVIPDPEVTVTDRTEDDECLILASDGLWDVVTNETACGVARMCLKGADVAEGGGDSDAAHNACSDAALLLTKLALARQSSDNVSVVVVDLRKIRNN; encoded by the exons ATGGCTGGCATTTGCTGTGGTGTTGTTGGGGAGAGTGAACCGGCGGCTCCGGTTGATTCCGTTACTCGAACTTCTCTCAAACGGAGGTTGGATCTACTTCCGTCGATCAAGATCGTCGCCAAATCCGCCGTCGCTCCTCCGCTCGAAACCTGCCGTAAACGTCAGAAGCGCGAGACACCGTCTCTGGTTTCGACGTCGCCGGATCTGGAATCGAATTCGATTTCTAGCTCCGCGACGGAGGAGGCAGAGAGCTATTTCTTCTCCGATGCGCCTAAGATCGGTACGACGTCGGTTTGCGGGAGGAGGAGAGACATGGAAGACGCCGTATCCCTCCATCCTTCGCTTCTCCGTAAAAACTCAGAGGATCTTCACTTCTACGGCGTGTTCGACGGCCACGGCTGCTCTCACGTCGCGGAGAAGTGCAGAGAGCGGTTGCATGAGATCGTCAAGCACGAGGTTGAAGCTATGGCCTCCGATTACGAGTGGAAGGAGACGATGGCGAAGAGCTTCCAGAAGATGGATAGAGAAGTTAGCCAGCGAGATGCGAGCCGGAGCGCGAAGATCTCCTGCCGATGCGAATTGCAGTCTCCTCAATGCGACGCCGTTGGATCCACCGCCGTCGTGTCCGTCGTCACGCCGGAGAAGATCGTCGTCTCTAATTGCGGCGACTCTCGCGCCGTGCTTTGCCGTAACGGTCTCGCCATCGCTCTCTCTTCAGATCATAAG CCGGATCGACCCGATGAGTTGAATCGGATCCAGGAAGCGGGCGGGCGGGTTATCTACTGGGACGGAGCTAGGGTTCTTGGAGTTCTCGCCATGTCGAGAGCCATTGGTGATAACTACTTGAAACCGTATGTGATTCCGGATCCGGAGGTGACGGTTACGGATCGAACGGAGGACGACGAGTGTTTGATTCTGGCGAGTGATGGACTCTGGGACGTTGTGACGAACGAGACGGCGTGTGGAGTGGCTCGCATGTGTCTTAAAGGTGCTGACGTGGCGGAAGGAGGAGGAGATTCTGATGCGGCGCACAACGCGTGCTCCGATGCGGCGTTGCTATTGACGAAGCTGGCTCTGGCGAGACAGAGCTCTGATAACGTGAGCGTTGTTGTGGTTGACTTGAGGAAAATAAGGAATAATTGA